The following proteins are encoded in a genomic region of Hoeflea phototrophica DFL-43:
- a CDS encoding MaoC family dehydratase yields the protein MSFDLSFRPGQRTELGSHLFTAAAIIEFASKYDPQRFHIDEHAARESVFGGLCASGWHTASIWMKLNVAWMNTTLASARAEGNAVPEFGPSPGFRDLRWFRPVFAGDQIRYSKTFRSVRPLASRPGWSLLETDAEAQDLSGQMVMSFRTAALIKLPGADPGGQAV from the coding sequence CAGCCACCTGTTCACCGCTGCAGCCATCATCGAATTCGCCAGCAAGTATGACCCCCAACGCTTTCACATCGATGAGCACGCCGCCCGGGAGAGCGTCTTTGGCGGGCTGTGCGCCTCCGGCTGGCACACTGCATCGATCTGGATGAAACTGAATGTGGCCTGGATGAACACCACCCTCGCCAGCGCACGCGCAGAGGGCAACGCTGTCCCCGAATTTGGCCCCTCACCCGGTTTCCGGGATCTCAGATGGTTCCGCCCGGTTTTTGCCGGCGACCAAATCCGGTACTCGAAAACATTCAGGTCCGTGCGGCCCCTGGCATCCCGGCCGGGCTGGTCCCTCCTCGAGACCGATGCCGAAGCACAGGACCTTTCCGGTCAAATGGTCATGAGCTTCCGCACTGCGGCCCTTATCAAGCTGCCGGGCGCCGATCCTGGCGGCCAAGCCGTGTAG